The sequence aaacagctatgtaaaatatacagtagaaACCTTTCTATATTTGCAATAAACTACCATAAAGACCATTAATCATGGTAACACAGATTGCACTACCTTGATTTTTTTTCGACAacctttaaccttgaaaagttcgaaaaagtgacttttattaacatttttggtcccactttatattaagtgtccttaactactatgtacttgcatcaaaaaataaatacaatgtacttactgtgttcataatgcatttgagaacacttgtggtgctcttgagctgggataggggtagggttctTGACagatttggtggtatgggtaggtttaagggtgggttaaggtgttaGGGATAgacaacagtgtatttacaaatgtaattacagaatttaattacagatgcagttacatacaggtatttaatcaagcataagtgcacagtaaatacatgtatttacacaataagtaaattattaatttctgtgtaagtatATATTAGTTAAGgtcatttaatataaagtgggaccacatttttaatagtttaaagtgatatactgtctgggttggtgttttatattatggtacaaaaccattgtaatacattttctgttattttacagtctttttccatacatattatttattatacattatattatttcaaactattaatatgtcaataaaagtcactttgttaaactgtagagctgaattttcaatatcaaaagtcaacagaagCAGAGaccaacatcccataatgcaattcacattcgtaaataaacagaaaacacttgtgaatcacaaaacagAAActcttaattaatatattttttacagtctagtaATATAGTAAGGCAACTTACTGTCAATCAGGTGACAGATTTTTACTAAACATTTTTTATCTGCTTTAAATAGATCTTATTTTACAGTTGCCTAACTTCCAACATCACACACAgtgcactttttccacatttttttatgtaacagccttattctcaaaatagattaaattcatttatttcctcaaaatgctacacacaataccccataatgacaatgtgaaaaaagaggttttgaaattgttgcaaatttattaaaaataaaaaacctgaaaaatcacatggacattagtattcacagcctttgccatgaagttctaaattgagctcaggtacattctgtttccactgatcatccttgaggtgtttcagcagcttaattggagttcacctgtggtaaattcagttgataggacataatttgaaaaggcacacacctgtctatatagggtctcagggttgacagtgcatgtcaaagcacaaaccaagcatgaagacaaaggaattgtctgtagacctcccttcgagacaggattgtctcgaggcacaagggtggggaaggttacagaaaatttctgctgctctgaaagtttcaatgagcacagtggcctccattatcAGTGAGTGGAAGATGTCTGGAACCactaggactcttcctagagctggccggccatttaagctgagtgatcaagggagaagggctttagtcagggaggtgatcaataacccgatggtcactctgtgtgagctccagctttcttctgcggagagaggagaaccttaccgaaggaccatctgtgcagcaatctgccaatcaggcctgtatggtaagtggccagacggaagccactccccgcctggaattagccaaaaggcatccgaaggactctcagaccataagaaacaaaattctctggtctgatgagactaaaattgaactctttggagtgaattccaggcattacgtttggagaaaaccaggcaccgctcatcaccaggctaataccatccctacagtgaagcatggtgttgGCAGCATCATGCCGTGGGAATGTTTgggaatacttatgtacatgtgattttttgaaaaaaatcttctctcacattgtcattatggggttttgtgtgtagcATTTTGAGGGAATAAATTGATTTTATccaatttggaataaggctgtaacataaatgtggaaaaggtgaagcgctatgaatactttccgcatgcactgtataAAGGAGTATTTCATACTAAACACAAAACAGCCAAATCGTCTACAGTAAATTCTAGAAAGTACAAGAGATGTTGTTGATCACAACAATGCATTTTTTTGGCAGCTGACATCCTGACATCTCCTTTCTTCCTCGTGTATGTATCTTGTTTTTTCTCCATTTCGCTTTAACCTCAAACTGACACAAACTTGGAACTAAACCAGAAACACAAGATCATGCTTAAAAagaaaattcggtcatcatttacttattcttTACTtgccacaaacctgtttgagtttctttcattcgttgaacaccaaagaaaatattttgaagaaagctggaatcatgtaaccattgaattccatagtatttgtttttcatactatgggaGTAAACggctacaggttttcagttttcttctaaatatcttctttagtgtaaGAAATAGAAGAAAAACTTATAAAGAttcagaaccacttgagggagagtaaatagcgggttttatttttgggtgaactatccctttaagtacaaCGTTGATTTAATATCATAACCCCATTGTACATTCTCTTCAACGATCTTGGTACAAGCACCTTAACTgtgcatttgcatgtttttacctTTAATTCTGATACAGATATTACTAAAAATCCTCCTACCTCATCTTTTTCAACAGTGGCGTCATTCACCAGCCTAATGTCATCGTGCACATCGAAATTGAAAAGGGGACCTAAAAAGGAAGACCAAGATCtcaatttttaatattaataagagATGCAGTTTAATAATCCATTAATTAATCAGTAGTATCTTTAAAATATCAGAGCAAACTCAGAAGCCACATAAGAGCCTGTTAAACCAGATGTAGTGAAGAATGTGGGCACTTACCACTTTTTCCTCGTGCCTTTGTCACAATAAAATCATAGAAGCTGTGGTGCTGGAAGAAAAGCAGGTTATATGTCATTGAgcaatgtgttttaaaggcaaaaTGAACTCTTATTTAAAACCACCTGTCTTTGTAAACAGGGAAACACTTCGGTCAAATCCCAATTCAACCCCTTAGCCTTTAACCTTACCACTACTCCTAGTTTTGCGCATTCacttgaaggggtaggggtgtcccaattctctttagcttgaaggcgtatggctaaggggaagggttttctggtgtttacatagatgaaaatGGGCaaggtgtaaatgcacagtacaattacgagcttattgccacatcatatcattataataacatgatacatgccttcggtgatttcctaaagataaataaataacgcaactggaataactgcagcagtcgtgatcgtcgatCTCATAAAGTAAGAGCTCGTGAGGACATATGATGACGAGTGCAGGTGATTTAGTGCTGTTCCATTTCTTAGAAAGAGAGAGGGTGTGtgcgcgagagagagagagagagatatatacacacacacacacacacacacacacgcacacacacacacacgcacacgcacacgcacacgcacacgcacacgcacgcacacgcacacgcacacgcacacgcacacgcacacgcacacgcacacgcacacgcacacgcacacgcacacacacacacacacacacacacacacacacacagttgaagtcagaattattagcccccctttgaattattattattatttttattttttattttttcatttttaaatatttcccaaattatgtttagcagagcaaggaaattttcacagtatgcatgataatattttttctttctggagaaagtctttttgtttagtttttttctaaaataaaagctgtttttttaaaccattaaaggtttaaaaaccatttaaggtcaaaattattagcctctttaagctatatattttttccatagccaacagaacaaaccattgttatacaataacttgcccaattaccctaacctgcctaggtaacctaattaacccagttaagcctttaaatgtcactttaagctgtatagaagtgtcttgaaaaatatctagtcaaatattatttactgtcatcatggcaaagataaaataaatcagttattagaaatgagttattaaaactattatgtttagaaatgtttgaaaaatctccacgttaaacagaaattgggggaaaatatacaggggataataattctgacttcaactgtacatatttctttttatttttaagtgaacttcACTTACATGTGGGATAATCAAATCCTCTTTAATGTACATTAGATGCTCCACTCCTGCTGATCTGAAGGACGAAACATGCAATGATATCAGCCCAAAAACATCCAGAACACAAGTGCCTTGACTTTCTCCATGCATACTCTGCCTGATGATCCAAAACATCATGACTAGTCACAGGTCAGGCAGCTCTCATTAATTATCTCCTGATTTAGATTATAATAGTGGTTCAGAGAGGAAATGGTCACAAACCAAATCCATGCGGTTCTCAGAACTGGACCTTGGAGTCATTGAAGTAATTTGATACAGcagttattttttcttttctttttcttttttttatgactAAAAAGAATCCGGGgtgatgcggtggcacagtgggtagcgctgtcacctcacagtaagaaggtcgctggttcgagcctcggctggatcaggtggcatttctgtgtggagtttgcatgttctccccgtgttcgtgtgggtttcctccgggtgctccggtttcccccacaagtccaaagacgtggtataggtgaattgggtaagctaaattgtatgggtgtttcccagtaatgggttgcagctggaagggcatacactgcgtaaaacatatcctggataagctggcggttcattctgctgtggtgacccctgataaataaagggactaagccgaaaacaaaatgaatgaatgaataaaaggaaTCCTGCATCCAGTGTAAAATCTGCTGCATGTTTCTGGATGTGCAAATGTGAAATGTTAATTTACCCTGAGCTATAATGTAGTTAAGCTGGTTAGGTGCAGTGTACAAAGACCTGAACTTTACTAACGTTactcactgagtggtacagtacagtgcgGTATGagtcggtatgcttttatggccgtttccactgtcaaaaggaacCTAAATgcaaactgtactgtaccactttttgggtaacctttccaaagggtaccggGCACGAAAAAATGGTAccaaaggcggagctagacgtgcagctgaatgctattggtttacagagaagcatCACTAGCGCATACATAAgccaggaaaatgaaaacaaacgaagcaccatttttaaaaaaacagccgagacattaaatcataattatgcatataataacgagctgTGGTCAGctcaagctcaaacaaaccttgttgtcgtcttgatgaacagccacaaaaccaaGAAGAACAAAACCTGACATGTCcagttgttgttttacgaggctgTCTAAAATCGTGAGCGGTttcgtctatatttgaaataacgaacttcttgagctgatgataataacgtgtgcgtgattattgaagtgcttctgacattcgatcctttcataaacagacaaaccagggtttctacaggttttatcaagtcaattttacgactttttaagaccctaatgaatgaaatttcagacttacacaaggctaaacgctaaagatgtttttaatggccaagttaaaacctttaaaaaaactttaacatcacatgttattgtaaggaagataattaaaccatattaataagtaaacagagttaataaatattgtttcttaaaactttttttgaaatatattgttattgATTGGATGAGTGTTGGCCCAACTgggtatagctttacatggacatagaaaAATAACGACCCCTTTAAAATTATTGAACTTCACAGCACAATATTTTagtggatttaagacttttaaaggcctaaaatttggtttttgaaatttaagacattttaagactttaagaccccgcggacaccctgacaAATgagagagtgaagcgtgaaaaaacaaatgattctttcagtaACCTtaatcatgaacaaactgccatgtttaactattatcatcaccttttagactattatgtacttggaatgatggaattactttctaacatgtaaggttacatgtgctggtgaagataaaagatgcagatgagaggtttgcactgactgtgggctatatgttgaagccaaataaggactaaatgcatgctgtgtgtagtttttctgtaattagtaacacatcggagactgtaagggtctgtatgtgttcattcattcattttcttttcggcttagtcccttttattaatccaggccacagcagaatgaaccgccaacttatccagcacgtttttacacagcaaatgcccttccaaccacaacctatctctgggaaacatccacacacactcattcacacatacactcatacactacggacaatttagtctacccaattcacctgtaccgcatgtctttggactgtgggggaaaccgaagcacccggaggaacccacgcgaatgcagggagaacatgcaaaccccacacagaaacgtcaactgagccgaggctcgaaccagcgaccttcttgctgtgaggtgacagcattacctactgcaccactgcgtatGTCTTCATATgttgcaattttttatttattttatataattgcaaacgttacagtaggctatttctcaTCACTGATTTGTAGTTAGAATCacatcctgttcatagaaaggttagaaattaacatttatacacaagtattgatgtttataaagcatctgttttgtgagaagtgcttctcatatgaagtgaacaacctgtacagctttacaatagacatttcctcaagcgagaatgacatcgactgaaactttctgtcgtacaccacgccttTTGGCAACGGAAATGCAAGCATGATAAAGCATGATACCGACCCATACCGTATGACTTAATAGCCATAACTATTAATGTCTCAATAGTAAGTGACAATAAAAGCGTTTACCTAAGCTCACTGAAGTCTTTTCTCAAAACTTCCAGGGCCCTTTGGAGAAACTGCTGGATTGTGTTGCCTTTCTTCATCTACGTGAGCAGAGAACATTTTTACGATTCAGAACATACATTAGAACCCGTCTGACTTATTTGTACATGCAGTGTAACAGCAACAATTTGACATTTTGGGTGCAGCATTTCTTTAATTAGGACACTCTAATAACCTTCCATGTACCTTGACAGTTTTCCGATGCCCTGAGCCATCCCAGTAGCTGAAAGTGATTTCAATTtcttcacctaaaaataaaaccgAGAGAACAGGTTTATCAAAGATCAAGAAACACCCAACAAGAAACACCCAATACTTGGAGACGGTTGCATGAAGATTTCTTTGATTTTTACATCTTACTTTTGATCTTCTCTTGTTTTCTTTCCCACTCCTGCCTGAGCTCTTCTCTTAAACGATTTTCTTCTTCCtgaaacacacatacaaatgaaAATGACACTGAGATAAGCTTTAGATAAATCTCATATAACATCAAGATACTTGTTTAAAAGCTCTTAAAGTGAAAGTTTAGCacaaaaaaatgaagatttacacTTCAACCTAAACTAAATAAAGCTGTTCCAagcatttcttctgttgaacacaaaagaagatattttgaacaatgttggaaatcggtaaccattgacaatcataatatgaaaaacaaatactatggaactcgatggttacagttttccaagattctttctaaatatcttcttttatattgaacagaagaaggaaacttaAAGAGTTCAGTGACACATGAAGACACAGTGTTCCCTATAAATATCGAGTGCATGTTCCTAAGCTCCTCAATAATACTGCTGACAGACGATATGACATGCAAAGATCAAATAtccacaatgcaaacaaaaccTTCAGGATTTTTAGTGGCATGCAGCAACTCATTTAACACACCTCACTGGAAGCTGTTTGAAAATGAGCGCAAACAATCACTCACTGACAAGATCATGCTTTATGTGACAGTTGATCAACATTACAGGCTGATGTCTCAATGTGTGCTGCTCACTGACATCTCTTTAAATACCgcacactgtttttgtttttaatgcatagCTCAGAGATAGCTCAAAAACACTAAGAGCTACGGGAAACTGCATCCTGCCATTTGGGAAAAATCACAGCACATTCTAGGACAGTGAATGCAGAAGCttttaactattagtatataaaATAGGTTTGCATATGTTAAGTATATGAACTagtgtatgtatacatgtgtggGATATATACTTCTCTGTCCCTGTCCGGCAGGAAACTGGTGTCCACGTCTGGGTTCTTCcctagttttttcttttttacaggtAGGCCTGTAGAAGTGAATTTACAAGGgtacaaaataaatcattatacataaatatttttagaaCTAATTTACTTATATGCACAAATtttaatacacacaaacacacacaggtgaagacaaaatgattatggcctcttgtgaaattttaatgatttaattaatattttccaaGCGCTGCTTattaaaatttaacaaaatatttttaatcactcatttctaataaccaatttctttgtctttgccgtgatgacaacAGTATATTATAATTTACTAGaaattttgcaagatactagtattcagtttaaagtgtgatttaaagacttaactgggttaaattaagttaacaatcaaagttaggttaattaggcatgtcattggacaacagtggtttgttctgtagccaattaaaaaaaaacattcttaagagagctaataatatcgaccttagcagtttttatatttattaaaatatttagattctagacaaactaaactaaaagacTTTCCTCTGAaggaaaatataataggaaataccgTGAAAAGAAACTAATTCTTGCACTGAGGTGCGTTTTCAAAAACcttcgttagccaactaagggcgtaagttctgtcgttacaaacatagttcattgatttggtgtttcccaaatccgtcattCCAACTTGTAcgtttgcaactacacctctagagctgtatttagaagcatagttcctggctgtgttctattcccagttatcccccctatgccctattcatttagaacgttccaacatttaaacttggaatgttttaaaaaaaacattatagtcaTCTCTCTTACATTAATTTCCTTTCAAAGGATTATTgtacagtttagttttagcaatcttcatattgacaattgcggccccttcgtagtgcactttgaaatcattcattttttttttttaacaacagtcGTGGCTTATGACGAAAGCTATTCGCTTGTTTAGTGTGATGTCACGCAaatggcttccgggtccaagtgctatatcaaactgtatgcggagactcatcaaatggtaacaataaacatttattaattgatgtgatactttcgaaaatcaagatcgcaatatatatatccatgcctaacaTCAGACGGCCAGTAAGTGatcaatttttttataaattgttaaaattttggtatttgtgatgcagcaagtccagagactgatgtgtacgccatgattttatataaaattcactttaaagtgtgatgtgacaaaaaagtggtcataaacaaatattttctcaattcaaatgagtagcgacttagacccggaaacagtatttcatacatcaATGATAGGTCACGATTTAACAAATGTATAGGTGGACCTATGGAAAGCGGAAGACTACATTACGTCTCTAAAgctcgtgaaaacaaaaatatatagcatacgttaatagttttaatttatagtagcttaAGCTATTTAATAAGAAACGTATACTGCTGCATTGGGCCTATATTCTAGATTATGTCTGAGTGGTTtgagatatattatataatataattataacataatataactttattattattaagtaggatattgttttttattccttaataaatagcctactacaAAAGAAAACAATTACCATGATGGTTTATATAtaagattagaatacgtgttagctttttgtaagtgattttatgttttagaacagaatatggaatattttcaataatatatgtaaaaaacaTCTGCCCTTATATGTGcagtttacatacattttaattaacGATATTAacaacgagtgcatgtttttacctaaATTAATACCAAAATTTTTAcctaaattaatttttttctctataaagaagtagttactccaccctgcttagagtgtcattatggaggttttacattataactaacgtggttcaaatgatggatctgtgacagagaaactacggttttgggaaacactcatcactacatcgctcatttcccaaacgatgcattgcaCTATGATAGatcagccacgagttatgtcgttgtttggggaaacacacccctgtttgttaaacatcacttaggaaatattaaaaatagaatgACATTTTTGCATGTGGGCTTGAAAAAagaatataataaagtaaaataaatatatattatttttatataataattaatttaataattttaaattaaaataaaactatacagAATTTTTGGGTAGAAAGTAAATTACCTAAAGCATAGTACTCTACTGTAAATCTTACAAAAAATGGCTAGAATAAGTGAAAATAATATAAAGGATTGTTTCTGTGGAAAACTGCTAAGTAAAATCCCGTACATATCTCCTCCTCAAtttcttcatcctcctcctcctcttcctcctcctcctcctcctcttcatcctcTCCTTCATCCGGATTGAAGGATAAACTGGCAATCTTCCTTTTCTGCtcttcctttcttttcttctctttctgtTTCTCCAGTTTCCTACAAGAACAGACCAAACGCGACCCTTTAAAAGCAAACCTCAAACAGACTTTACGGGTAAAAGAAAACAAGGAAAAGCCTGCATTCTGCTTGTTTCTTTTTCCCAATCTCTGAGaatatacagtgtgtgtatatatgcaggGTATGAGCCATTTAAAAAGgtaattaggaaaaaaaaaagcttaaatctaaTTAATAGAGAGCAAATGAATCAGATGAatgagaataaatgaatggattacAGCTGCAACTCCTTGGACTGCTCTTTCTTGGCAAGCTGTTTCTCTCGTTCTTTCACCAGAGCTTCCTGTTTTGCCTTCATGTCATTCAGAGTCACCAGACCTGCCAAGAACACCAACATCCATCACTCACAAAGTGACTTATTACACAATCGAAGCTGACATGATTAAACACAATAATTCCACCTGAGGGTTGCCAAAAAACTGATGAGACATGTAACAAAAATAAAGCCTTTCTCAGTTTTATGAAACTAAATGTCAAGCTCTACAcgctctagaccaggggtgcccaaactttttgttatgaagggccaaaaaccaacctTGATTGAAGGTGGTGGGCCTAAGGTAAATAAACCATACTCTATgaacattaaagttgccattggtgatttcctaatttatttaatattgaaaaataaaaataataaaaatttatattaactacatttttatttaactatttacattttataatgaactgaacactgaatttaattgaaactatttgtttttatgtagCTCATCTACAAAAAATGGTGGTGGCCCAAATTATTAATTAGAAATTTCTTACTTAATAATTTCAccaaaaaaaggtttaaagtgGGTCGTTTCTTTATTTTTCTGTAGCAGGTCAGTTTGAAAtttcaatttacatttacaaacattatttttgctattaattgtaattattctgTGAGATTTCTAAAATGCTTGAAATAACCGACCAGCAAAGCCACCTAAAAACTATGAGCAAGTGTACAAAGTGCTTTAAATGCAATGTGTTTTCAAACCAGATGTTGATTTGATTtagttaatataaattaattgatAATGTTTTATgcacaatatttttttcatttattgtaattatacagtgatggtgggccaaatcaaaggttaccgtgGGTCAACTTTTTGGACCGTTTGGACATCTCTGCTCCAGACTAcaagcagtgttgggtaagttaatTCACAAAAGTAGCTTATTActtcaatatattgtttcaaatgcaATCAATATATACGGATAAAAACATCaacttatttataaaaaaaaatactgtttttacttGCAAATACTTGCATATACTGTCCTTCAGTATATGCAATTGTCTTGATAAATGATGTCCTTTTGTTATACAAAATATACGACTTTGCTTTTTAGAATTGATTTAT comes from Danio aesculapii chromosome 23, fDanAes4.1, whole genome shotgun sequence and encodes:
- the fam50a gene encoding protein FAM50A, whose product is MAQYKGAASEAGRAMQLMKKREREREQLEQLKQKIAEDNMVKSNIDKKFSAHYDAVEQELKSSTVGLVTLNDMKAKQEALVKEREKQLAKKEQSKELQLKLEKQKEKKRKEEQKRKIASLSFNPDEGEDEEEEEEEEEEEEDEEIEEEICLPVKKKKLGKNPDVDTSFLPDRDREEEENRLREELRQEWERKQEKIKSEEIEITFSYWDGSGHRKTVKMKKGNTIQQFLQRALEVLRKDFSELRSAGVEHLMYIKEDLIIPHHHSFYDFIVTKARGKSGPLFNFDVHDDIRLVNDATVEKDESHAGKVVLRSWYEKNKHIFPASRWEPYDPEKKWDKYTIR